One genomic segment of Natrononativus amylolyticus includes these proteins:
- a CDS encoding aminopeptidase, with product MDDRVRRHAEILVDYCTEIRSGDTVLVRAPRPAEDLVVALYERIGERGAHPMTEWLNPRAGRAYARAMDAEDFATKDHALAAMRETDVVILVKASSNAAEGSDVDSAKGRASSRAKQPILQERLETRWVITQHPTPADAQRAELSTEAWADYVYGAIDRDWDGQRERQQRVADALDDADAVRLVSGDDTDLRLSIAGMTTINDGGRENMPGGEVATSPDPGSVEGEIRFDVPLYRHGREIRDVTLVFEEGVVVDHAASHNEVALTSLLETDEGARRVGELGIGMNRGIDQITDNILFDEKMGQTVHLALGCAMEECVPDDRPFNESAVHADVLADVSRDSYIEVDGEVIQRNGAFWFEDEFDETPEPGFGSATGVTDYCP from the coding sequence ATGGACGATCGAGTCAGGCGCCACGCCGAGATCCTCGTCGACTACTGCACCGAAATCCGGTCCGGAGACACCGTGCTCGTCCGCGCACCGAGGCCGGCCGAGGACCTCGTCGTCGCCCTCTACGAGCGGATCGGCGAGCGCGGCGCGCACCCGATGACCGAGTGGCTGAACCCGCGTGCCGGCCGCGCCTACGCCCGCGCGATGGACGCCGAAGACTTTGCGACGAAGGATCACGCGCTCGCGGCGATGCGGGAAACGGACGTCGTTATTCTGGTCAAGGCCTCGAGCAACGCCGCCGAAGGGAGCGACGTCGACTCGGCAAAGGGGCGGGCCTCGAGTCGCGCGAAGCAGCCGATTCTTCAGGAGCGCCTCGAGACCCGGTGGGTGATCACCCAGCACCCGACGCCCGCGGACGCCCAGCGAGCGGAGCTGAGTACCGAGGCGTGGGCCGACTACGTGTACGGCGCGATCGATCGCGACTGGGACGGCCAGCGCGAGCGCCAGCAGCGGGTGGCGGACGCGCTCGACGATGCGGACGCGGTGCGACTCGTCTCGGGCGACGACACCGACCTTCGCCTCTCGATAGCCGGGATGACGACGATCAACGACGGCGGGAGGGAGAATATGCCCGGCGGCGAGGTGGCCACGTCGCCGGACCCCGGCTCCGTCGAGGGGGAGATCCGCTTCGACGTGCCGCTCTACCGACACGGGCGGGAGATTCGCGACGTGACCCTCGTCTTCGAGGAGGGCGTCGTCGTCGATCACGCCGCGAGCCACAACGAAGTGGCGCTGACGAGCCTGCTCGAGACCGACGAGGGGGCGCGCCGCGTCGGGGAACTCGGTATCGGAATGAACCGCGGCATCGATCAGATCACGGACAACATCCTGTTCGACGAGAAGATGGGCCAGACCGTCCACCTCGCGCTCGGGTGCGCGATGGAGGAATGCGTCCCCGACGATCGACCGTTCAACGAGAGCGCCGTCCACGCGGACGTTCTCGCGGACGTGAGTCGCGACTCGTACATCGAGGTCGACGGGGAGGTGATCCAGCGAAACGGGGCCTTCTGGTTCGAAGACGAGTTCGACGAGACGCCCGAACCGGGTTTCGGATCGGCCACGGGCGTAACGGATTACTGCCCGTAG
- a CDS encoding class II aldolase/adducin family protein — MILEDERRQVVEHASELASLTPGRTGNLSVRGAGDDADAFAITPTGVPYDSFDVRETPVVGVDGERRDGEMAPSSEVPMHSSIYRREDVGAIVHTHSPWSTAMAVCHHSLPPIHYMIVAVGKRVPVAEYAPYGTDELAENIVTAMAEAESTACFIENHGLVVTAANLETALENTVHVESLARLYLQSTAASLEPKTLSDAQLETVLEQFESYGQ, encoded by the coding sequence GTGATTCTCGAAGACGAGCGCAGACAGGTCGTCGAGCACGCATCGGAACTGGCCTCGCTCACCCCGGGCCGGACGGGGAACCTGAGCGTCCGCGGGGCGGGCGACGACGCGGACGCCTTCGCGATCACGCCGACGGGCGTTCCCTACGACAGCTTCGACGTTCGAGAGACGCCGGTCGTCGGCGTCGACGGCGAGCGCCGCGACGGCGAGATGGCGCCCAGCAGCGAGGTACCGATGCACAGCTCGATCTACCGCCGGGAGGACGTCGGTGCGATCGTCCACACCCACTCGCCGTGGTCGACGGCGATGGCGGTCTGTCACCACTCGCTGCCGCCGATCCACTACATGATCGTCGCCGTCGGCAAGCGCGTCCCCGTCGCGGAGTACGCCCCCTACGGGACCGACGAACTCGCCGAGAACATCGTGACGGCGATGGCCGAGGCGGAGTCGACCGCCTGCTTCATCGAGAACCACGGCCTCGTGGTGACCGCCGCGAACCTCGAGACCGCACTCGAGAACACCGTCCACGTCGAGAGCCTGGCTCGATTGTATCTGCAGTCGACGGCCGCCAGCCTCGAGCCGAAGACGCTGTCGGACGCGCAGCTTGAGACGGTTCTCGAGCAGTTCGAATCCTACGGGCAGTAA
- a CDS encoding HAD family hydrolase has translation MSVDAVLFDFDDTLYPYSPCNEAGKRAAHRVARERGYDLEREAFEEFYRTGRRDVKLDLAGRAASHERYLYFKRALERRTGTPKPGDARALGEAYWEAYVEAMALFPGVEETLETLRENGIAVGVTTNLTTHVQLRKLEAVGLEPYLDALVTSEETGQEKPASVMFTLPLARLDCRVSRAVMVGDNVDADVVGANALGLETVLWNWEGDGPLEGQRAPDHRIDAFEALTEVVL, from the coding sequence ATGAGCGTCGACGCCGTCCTCTTCGACTTCGACGACACGCTGTACCCCTACTCCCCCTGCAACGAGGCGGGGAAGAGGGCCGCCCACCGGGTCGCCCGCGAGCGGGGTTACGACCTCGAGCGCGAGGCGTTCGAGGAGTTCTACCGAACCGGTCGCCGGGACGTCAAGCTCGACCTCGCCGGGCGAGCGGCCTCCCACGAGCGCTACCTCTACTTCAAACGGGCCCTCGAGAGACGGACGGGAACGCCGAAACCCGGCGACGCGCGGGCGCTGGGCGAGGCCTACTGGGAGGCCTACGTCGAGGCGATGGCGTTGTTTCCGGGCGTCGAGGAGACCCTCGAGACCCTTCGCGAGAACGGGATCGCCGTCGGGGTCACGACGAACCTCACGACCCACGTCCAGCTCCGGAAACTCGAGGCGGTGGGTCTCGAGCCCTACCTCGACGCGCTCGTCACCTCCGAGGAGACCGGTCAGGAGAAGCCGGCGTCAGTGATGTTCACCCTCCCACTCGCTCGCCTCGACTGCCGGGTTTCGCGGGCGGTGATGGTCGGGGACAACGTCGACGCGGACGTCGTCGGCGCGAACGCCCTGGGACTCGAGACGGTGCTGTGGAACTGGGAGGGCGACGGCCCGCTCGAGGGCCAGCGCGCCCCGGACCACAGGATAGATGCGTTCGAAGCGCTAACCGAGGTGGTACTGTGA
- a CDS encoding rubrerythrin-like domain-containing protein, producing MDSQSAVPDDSADRSSDDARSRLWDVGYESAGEVEYECLDCGLVVVADDHPLTCPTCDAALRNRSMPIE from the coding sequence ATGGACTCTCAATCCGCTGTGCCAGACGACAGCGCCGACCGCTCGAGCGACGACGCCCGTTCCCGACTCTGGGACGTCGGCTACGAGTCGGCGGGCGAGGTCGAGTACGAGTGTCTCGACTGCGGTCTCGTCGTGGTCGCGGACGATCACCCGCTCACCTGCCCGACCTGCGACGCGGCACTGCGGAACCGCTCGATGCCGATCGAGTGA
- a CDS encoding bacterio-opsin activator domain-containing protein, producing MEPETGVDGPVLVVGPPEWRRDVVAALEPAPVRTAGDGTGSLEHIDGAGAVVVYGADGAALEWLDTLGDRQSSLPVVVCVDALSGDLASATAARANVTPLPNDELESVGTVLEAAREPLADERERTERARLFDAAFDDGDLRWVLDREGTVLRANRTATAAVDGDVEWFAGEPWWDGPWWTAGDTQELRARVRRALAGEEASLETTAFVDPDTRATVEVSVRPATEGRLLATAIDVSERAALAERLRRSEELHRVTLNNMTDTVLVTDDEGRFTYICPNVHFIFGYTVDEIEAMGTIDELLGSDLYDPDELRERGVLTNLECTTHDKAGDEHTLLVNVKEVSIQEGTTLYSCRDVTKRKQRERALSALHDTAHDLSYAETAGEIGQVVVDDATDVLSTDAVALYRYDQSTNLLRPDARSPSMERRYGPLHPVEPGDSDLGRAFLTGDPVPDARIGSEVDGGRALGVSLGDHGVFVVGDEAIDDVTREVAELVATTAEAAFDRLAREEELRERDRRLSEQNRQLERANRINDLIREVDRAIVRAETREEIEHAVCQRLVGADRFALAWIGEHAGSGEVVHPRAWAGADRGYLDRAFESGGDPREPSVRAATENAPCAVDNVADAPRAAPWRTAALAAGFQSVVSVPLLADDASHGTLTVYATRADAFDDVTRSVLGELGQTVGSAISAVARKDALLGDPGTELEYRVDRPDDLFGRLAARTGTTLTLDGVIHREDRVLAFVTVEGAPPARLLEAADGFADVLGARTVTDGENGGVVQLRLRPPFVATALADHGAELRELVADADELRLVVAVSPPVATRTVDDLLTERYPTAELRAQRERSPADRTVPSTFIDRLTDRQAEVVRTAYHAGYFASPRENTGEAVADTLEISPQAFYEHIRAAQRKLFDAALDGRSGA from the coding sequence ATGGAACCGGAAACTGGGGTCGACGGTCCCGTCCTCGTCGTGGGCCCGCCGGAGTGGCGCCGCGACGTCGTCGCCGCCCTCGAGCCCGCACCGGTTCGGACCGCCGGCGATGGAACGGGGTCGCTCGAGCACATAGACGGCGCCGGCGCAGTCGTCGTCTACGGCGCGGACGGCGCGGCTCTCGAGTGGCTCGATACCCTCGGCGACCGGCAGTCGTCGCTGCCGGTCGTCGTCTGCGTCGACGCGCTCTCCGGCGACCTCGCGAGTGCGACGGCGGCGAGGGCGAACGTGACGCCGCTCCCGAACGACGAACTCGAGTCGGTCGGGACCGTTCTCGAGGCGGCGCGGGAACCGCTCGCCGACGAACGCGAACGCACGGAGCGGGCGCGACTGTTCGACGCCGCGTTCGACGACGGCGACCTCCGGTGGGTGCTCGACCGCGAGGGGACGGTTCTCCGGGCGAACCGGACGGCAACCGCGGCCGTCGACGGCGACGTGGAGTGGTTCGCGGGGGAGCCGTGGTGGGACGGCCCGTGGTGGACGGCCGGCGACACCCAGGAGCTTCGGGCGCGGGTGCGCCGGGCGCTGGCGGGCGAGGAAGCCAGCCTCGAGACGACGGCGTTCGTCGATCCCGATACGCGAGCGACGGTCGAGGTGAGCGTTCGCCCCGCAACCGAGGGTCGCCTGCTCGCGACGGCGATCGACGTCAGCGAGCGGGCTGCACTCGCCGAGCGACTGCGCCGCTCGGAGGAACTCCACCGGGTGACGCTCAACAACATGACCGACACCGTCCTCGTCACCGACGACGAGGGGCGGTTCACCTACATCTGCCCGAACGTCCACTTCATCTTCGGCTACACGGTCGACGAGATCGAGGCGATGGGGACGATCGACGAGCTCCTGGGTTCGGACCTGTACGACCCGGACGAACTCCGCGAGCGGGGCGTCCTCACGAACCTCGAGTGTACCACCCACGACAAGGCCGGCGACGAGCACACGCTGCTGGTCAACGTCAAGGAGGTCTCGATCCAGGAGGGGACGACGCTGTACAGCTGCCGGGACGTCACGAAGCGAAAGCAACGGGAGCGAGCGCTGTCGGCGCTGCACGACACGGCCCACGACCTCTCGTACGCCGAAACCGCCGGCGAGATCGGCCAGGTCGTCGTCGACGACGCGACGGACGTGCTCTCGACGGACGCGGTGGCGCTGTACCGGTACGACCAGTCGACGAACCTGCTCCGGCCCGACGCTCGCAGCCCGTCGATGGAACGTCGGTACGGTCCGCTTCACCCCGTCGAACCCGGCGACTCCGATCTGGGCCGGGCGTTCCTGACTGGCGACCCCGTCCCCGACGCACGGATCGGAAGCGAGGTCGACGGCGGTCGCGCGCTGGGCGTGTCGCTTGGCGACCACGGCGTGTTCGTCGTCGGCGACGAGGCGATCGACGACGTCACCCGCGAGGTCGCCGAACTCGTCGCGACGACCGCCGAGGCCGCGTTCGATCGCCTCGCTCGCGAGGAGGAACTCCGCGAGCGCGACCGTCGACTCAGCGAGCAGAACCGCCAGCTCGAGCGGGCCAACCGGATCAACGACCTCATCCGGGAGGTCGACCGGGCGATCGTCCGGGCGGAGACCCGCGAGGAGATCGAACACGCCGTCTGCCAGCGTCTCGTCGGCGCCGATCGCTTCGCCCTCGCGTGGATCGGCGAACACGCGGGTTCGGGGGAGGTCGTCCACCCGCGGGCGTGGGCCGGCGCGGACCGGGGCTACCTCGACCGGGCGTTCGAGAGCGGCGGCGACCCGCGAGAGCCGTCCGTCCGGGCGGCGACGGAGAACGCGCCCTGTGCCGTCGACAACGTGGCCGACGCGCCCCGCGCCGCGCCGTGGCGAACCGCCGCGCTCGCCGCCGGCTTCCAGTCGGTCGTGAGCGTCCCGCTGCTGGCCGACGATGCGAGCCACGGCACGCTCACCGTCTACGCGACCCGCGCCGACGCCTTCGACGACGTCACCCGCAGCGTCCTCGGGGAACTGGGCCAGACCGTCGGCTCGGCCATCAGCGCCGTCGCGCGAAAGGACGCGCTGCTCGGCGACCCGGGAACCGAACTCGAGTACCGGGTCGACCGGCCCGACGACCTGTTCGGCCGGCTCGCAGCACGCACGGGGACGACGCTCACCCTCGACGGCGTGATCCACCGCGAGGACCGGGTGCTCGCGTTCGTCACCGTCGAGGGAGCGCCGCCGGCGCGCCTCCTCGAGGCGGCCGACGGCTTCGCGGACGTCCTCGGCGCCCGGACCGTCACCGACGGCGAGAACGGCGGCGTCGTTCAGCTGCGACTCCGACCGCCGTTCGTCGCGACCGCGCTGGCCGACCACGGCGCCGAGTTGCGCGAACTCGTCGCCGACGCCGACGAGTTGCGACTCGTCGTCGCCGTCTCTCCCCCGGTCGCGACGCGCACCGTCGACGACCTCCTCACCGAGCGGTACCCGACCGCCGAACTCCGCGCCCAGCGGGAGCGTTCCCCCGCCGATCGGACCGTCCCATCGACGTTCATCGACCGGCTGACGGACAGGCAGGCCGAGGTCGTCAGGACCGCCTACCACGCCGGCTACTTCGCGTCCCCGCGCGAGAACACGGGCGAAGCCGTCGCCGATACGCTCGAGATCTCGCCCCAGGCCTTCTACGAGCACATCCGCGCCGCACAGCGCAAGCTCTTCGACGCGGCGCTCGACGGTCGATCCGGAGCATAG
- the thrS gene encoding threonine--tRNA ligase yields the protein MSEPESQRGIAVVLPDGSELEVAPDATVADCAYEIGPGLGRDTVAGKLDGELVAKEQPVYDGARLEIVTNQSDEYLEVMRHSAAHCLAQAVERQFGEDVKLAIGPPTEEGFYYDFDDLDVDESDFEALEREIAEIIAADYEIEREELSVAEAEERLADEPYKLELLEELAEEGEQVTFYSQGEWEDLCAGPHVASTGEIGVVKLLEIAGAYWRGDEENPMQTRIYGTAFEDDGDLEAFLTRMEEAEERDHRKIGTEMDLFSIQDVTGPGLPLYHPPGKTILRELERFVEELNEEAGYDYVETPHVFKTDLWHRSGHYENYADDMFIFDVGDDEFGLKPMNCPGHAAIFQDHSWSYRDLPIRYAENGKVYRKEQRGELSGLSRVWAFTIDDGHLFIKPDGIEREVEAIIDVIVEVLETFDLEYEMALATRPEKSVGSDEIWERAEEQLEAVLEKRNYDYDLEKGDGAFYGPKIDFAFKDAIGRSWDGPTVQLDFNMPERFDLSYVGEDNEEHRPVMIHRALYGSYERFFMMLIEHFEGKFPLWLAPEQVRVLPISDDNLGYAHRVKNEFDAFRIEVDDRDATLERKIRAAHDDRVPYQIIVGDNEEEAGNISVRDRFEEQEYDVEIDEFRSHLEAERDEKRPEPDFLSD from the coding sequence ATGTCAGAACCAGAATCACAGCGAGGAATAGCGGTCGTACTACCGGACGGCTCAGAACTCGAGGTCGCTCCCGACGCGACGGTCGCAGACTGCGCCTACGAGATCGGTCCCGGCCTCGGCCGGGACACGGTCGCCGGCAAACTCGACGGCGAACTCGTCGCCAAGGAGCAGCCAGTGTACGACGGCGCCCGCCTCGAAATCGTCACGAACCAGTCCGACGAGTATCTCGAGGTCATGCGCCACTCCGCCGCGCACTGTCTCGCCCAGGCGGTCGAACGCCAGTTCGGCGAGGACGTCAAACTCGCGATCGGCCCGCCGACGGAGGAGGGCTTCTACTACGACTTCGACGACCTCGACGTCGACGAGTCCGACTTCGAGGCCCTCGAGCGCGAGATCGCAGAGATCATCGCCGCAGACTACGAGATCGAGCGCGAGGAACTCTCCGTCGCAGAGGCCGAAGAGCGCCTGGCCGACGAGCCCTACAAGCTCGAGTTACTGGAAGAACTCGCCGAGGAGGGCGAGCAGGTCACCTTCTACAGCCAGGGGGAGTGGGAGGACCTCTGTGCCGGCCCGCACGTCGCCTCGACGGGCGAGATCGGCGTCGTCAAACTGCTCGAGATCGCCGGCGCGTACTGGCGCGGCGACGAGGAGAACCCGATGCAGACGCGGATCTACGGGACGGCCTTCGAGGACGACGGGGATCTCGAGGCGTTCTTGACCCGGATGGAGGAAGCCGAGGAGCGCGACCACCGCAAGATCGGCACCGAGATGGACCTGTTCTCGATCCAGGACGTAACGGGCCCCGGCCTCCCGCTGTACCACCCGCCGGGGAAGACGATCCTGCGGGAACTGGAGCGCTTCGTCGAGGAACTAAACGAGGAGGCGGGGTACGACTACGTCGAGACGCCCCACGTCTTCAAGACGGACCTCTGGCACCGCTCGGGCCACTACGAGAACTACGCCGACGACATGTTCATCTTCGACGTCGGCGACGACGAGTTCGGCCTGAAGCCGATGAACTGTCCGGGCCACGCCGCCATCTTCCAGGACCACTCCTGGTCCTACCGCGACCTGCCGATCCGCTACGCCGAGAACGGCAAAGTGTATCGGAAGGAACAGCGCGGCGAACTGTCGGGGCTCTCGCGGGTCTGGGCCTTTACGATCGACGACGGCCACCTGTTCATCAAACCCGACGGGATCGAACGCGAGGTCGAGGCGATCATCGACGTCATCGTCGAGGTCTTAGAGACGTTCGACCTCGAGTACGAGATGGCGCTGGCGACCCGGCCCGAGAAATCCGTCGGCAGCGACGAGATCTGGGAGCGCGCCGAGGAGCAACTCGAGGCCGTCCTCGAGAAGCGAAACTACGACTACGACCTCGAGAAAGGCGACGGCGCGTTCTACGGGCCGAAGATCGACTTCGCGTTCAAGGACGCCATCGGCCGGAGCTGGGACGGCCCGACGGTCCAGCTGGACTTCAACATGCCCGAACGCTTCGACCTCTCCTACGTCGGCGAGGACAACGAGGAGCACCGACCGGTGATGATCCACCGCGCGCTGTACGGCTCCTACGAGCGCTTCTTCATGATGCTCATCGAACACTTCGAGGGCAAGTTCCCGCTCTGGCTCGCCCCCGAGCAGGTGCGGGTGCTGCCGATCTCCGACGACAACCTGGGCTACGCCCACCGGGTTAAAAACGAGTTCGACGCCTTCAGGATCGAGGTCGACGACCGCGACGCCACCCTAGAGCGGAAGATCCGGGCGGCCCACGACGACCGGGTCCCCTACCAGATCATCGTCGGCGACAACGAGGAGGAGGCCGGGAACATCTCGGTGCGCGATCGCTTCGAGGAGCAGGAGTACGACGTCGAAATTGATGAGTTCCGAAGCCATCTCGAGGCCGAACGCGACGAGAAGCGTCCGGAACCGGACTTCCTGTCCGATTGA
- a CDS encoding iron chaperone produces the protein MSKPKDVDSYIANADTEARPTLEELREIIKSTVPEAEEEVSYNVPFYTFHGTHVGISAAKNHATFGIGAGTLQSEDRKMLEEKGYKTGKETIQIRYDQAVPTTEITQLLEEKAEEAKKAQ, from the coding sequence ATGTCAAAGCCAAAAGACGTCGATTCATACATAGCCAATGCGGATACAGAAGCCCGTCCAACACTGGAAGAACTCCGCGAGATAATCAAATCAACTGTTCCAGAAGCCGAGGAAGAAGTCAGCTACAACGTGCCGTTCTATACGTTTCATGGCACTCACGTTGGAATTAGCGCAGCCAAGAACCACGCTACATTCGGCATTGGTGCCGGCACACTTCAGAGTGAAGATCGAAAAATGCTCGAAGAAAAGGGGTACAAAACCGGAAAAGAAACCATACAAATCAGATACGACCAAGCGGTGCCAACTACAGAGATAACCCAGCTTCTGGAAGAGAAGGCGGAAGAAGCCAAAAAAGCACAGTAG
- a CDS encoding methyltransferase family protein: MFDWLSLESSTLALVVAAVGAGALLANFVGVLATMAGRASYWPPGERGRQFYLQWTLAQTFTVALLVVAYLDWGSLGLPRLLTVAAGLALFVPGFAVALAAGFDLGTEETAGLSGELRTGGWYRYSRNPQYVGYIVASVGFALLANSILVAVLCALYVLWWLLLPLAEEPWLLEEYGPAYDEYAARTPRFVGRRTVRELFGTRGERPA; this comes from the coding sequence ATGTTCGACTGGCTCTCGCTCGAGTCCTCGACGCTCGCTCTCGTGGTCGCGGCCGTCGGGGCCGGTGCGCTGCTCGCGAACTTCGTCGGCGTGCTCGCCACGATGGCGGGTCGCGCGAGCTACTGGCCTCCCGGGGAACGGGGCCGGCAGTTTTACCTCCAGTGGACGCTCGCCCAGACGTTTACCGTCGCGTTGCTCGTCGTTGCGTACCTTGACTGGGGCTCGCTTGGACTCCCGCGGCTCCTCACGGTCGCTGCCGGCCTGGCGCTGTTCGTTCCGGGGTTCGCCGTCGCCCTCGCCGCCGGCTTCGACCTGGGCACCGAGGAGACGGCGGGACTGTCCGGCGAGTTACGAACGGGGGGCTGGTACCGGTACTCGAGGAACCCCCAGTACGTCGGCTACATCGTTGCGAGCGTCGGCTTCGCGCTGCTCGCGAACTCGATACTGGTCGCGGTGCTCTGCGCGCTGTACGTCCTCTGGTGGCTCCTCCTGCCGCTCGCCGAGGAGCCGTGGCTGCTCGAGGAGTACGGGCCGGCCTACGATGAGTACGCGGCGCGAACGCCGCGGTTCGTCGGCCGACGAACTGTTCGGGAGTTGTTCGGAACGCGAGGCGAGCGCCCCGCATGA
- a CDS encoding helix-turn-helix domain-containing protein: MKYLSMWLSQPDWMLHPMQRFIREEEAVRYEELQAWNVDTQAPRLEYELFYVEADREPYERALEAADSIRWYDLTPIDADAFYLYVCQETREEDRAWRAGLTALDLVVVPPIVYDERADFSMTVVGTGENLRALLEGLPEEIDVAVEAIGEYDRRHAPVADALTNRQFEALEAGLAVGYFEIPREGGVEAVAAELGCASSTAALLLQKAQARLVRRLIGRYRR; this comes from the coding sequence ATGAAGTACCTCAGTATGTGGCTCTCCCAGCCGGACTGGATGCTCCACCCGATGCAGCGGTTCATCCGCGAGGAAGAGGCGGTCCGCTACGAGGAACTCCAGGCCTGGAACGTCGATACACAGGCGCCCCGTCTCGAGTACGAACTGTTCTACGTTGAGGCCGACCGAGAGCCCTACGAGCGGGCGCTCGAGGCCGCGGACTCGATCCGGTGGTACGACCTGACGCCGATCGACGCCGACGCATTCTACCTCTACGTCTGCCAGGAAACCCGCGAGGAGGACCGAGCGTGGCGCGCGGGCCTCACCGCGCTCGACCTCGTCGTCGTACCGCCGATCGTCTACGACGAACGGGCGGATTTCTCGATGACGGTCGTCGGCACCGGCGAGAATTTACGGGCGCTGCTCGAGGGGCTCCCCGAGGAGATCGACGTCGCCGTCGAGGCAATCGGAGAGTACGACCGCAGACACGCACCCGTGGCGGACGCGCTCACCAACCGCCAGTTCGAGGCACTCGAGGCCGGCCTCGCCGTCGGTTACTTCGAGATCCCCCGGGAAGGCGGCGTCGAGGCGGTCGCCGCCGAACTGGGCTGTGCCTCGAGTACGGCCGCCCTGTTGCTCCAGAAGGCCCAGGCGCGGCTGGTCCGGCGGTTGATCGGGCGCTATCGGCGGTAG
- a CDS encoding phosphoribosyltransferase family protein, whose product MNRAEKAALQLRAVDVLRMLKQTRTYDELAAETGLPAGDLNRYVNGHVLPGTERAREVVGEVGYEALAAELGERIRVDEEGYVDNSGAVFDQSFLDLVAPVAADAFEFGRPDLVLTAATDGITLAASLASYYGTRCAYAKKRKETAVEEFIEARERLESGIELTYYLPAAAISDGDSVLVVDDLIRSGETQELLLDIVETAEADVAGVFALIAAGDDGIERARERTDAPVGALTTV is encoded by the coding sequence ATGAACCGAGCCGAGAAGGCCGCCCTGCAGCTGCGGGCGGTCGACGTCTTGCGAATGCTGAAGCAGACCCGGACGTACGACGAACTCGCCGCCGAGACGGGGCTGCCGGCGGGCGATCTCAACCGGTACGTCAACGGCCACGTGTTGCCGGGGACCGAACGCGCTCGAGAGGTCGTCGGGGAGGTCGGCTACGAGGCGCTCGCGGCCGAACTTGGCGAACGCATCCGGGTCGACGAGGAGGGGTACGTCGACAACTCCGGCGCGGTCTTCGACCAGTCGTTTCTCGACCTCGTCGCGCCCGTCGCGGCCGACGCCTTCGAGTTCGGCCGGCCGGATCTCGTCCTCACCGCGGCGACCGACGGGATCACCCTCGCGGCCTCCCTCGCGAGCTACTACGGCACCCGCTGTGCCTATGCAAAGAAACGCAAGGAGACCGCCGTCGAGGAGTTTATCGAGGCCAGAGAGCGCCTCGAGTCCGGTATCGAGCTCACCTACTACCTCCCCGCCGCGGCGATCAGTGACGGCGACTCGGTGCTGGTCGTCGACGACCTCATCCGCTCGGGGGAGACCCAGGAACTGCTGCTGGACATCGTCGAAACGGCGGAGGCCGACGTCGCGGGCGTCTTCGCGCTCATCGCGGCCGGCGACGACGGGATCGAGCGCGCTCGAGAGCGAACCGACGCACCGGTGGGTGCGCTAACGACGGTCTGA
- a CDS encoding universal stress protein, protein MANHVLVPVDDSDRATQALEFAFEEHADATITALHVIDPGEFYAATGIEGGAMANYDQIRKNHEDRSEKLLEAARERGEANGIEIETDQVIGGVSRSIVDYADEHGVDHIVIGSHGRTGASRILLGSVAENVARRSPVPVTIVR, encoded by the coding sequence ATGGCGAACCACGTTCTCGTTCCAGTCGACGACTCGGACCGCGCAACGCAGGCCCTCGAGTTCGCCTTCGAGGAACACGCCGACGCGACGATCACCGCGTTACACGTCATCGACCCCGGCGAGTTCTACGCGGCGACGGGGATCGAAGGCGGCGCGATGGCGAACTACGACCAGATTCGCAAGAACCACGAGGACCGCTCCGAGAAGCTGCTCGAGGCCGCTCGAGAGCGAGGCGAGGCCAACGGGATCGAGATCGAAACCGACCAGGTCATCGGCGGCGTCTCGCGGTCGATCGTCGACTACGCCGACGAACACGGCGTCGATCACATCGTCATCGGCAGCCACGGTCGGACCGGTGCGAGCCGGATCCTGCTGGGGAGCGTCGCCGAAAACGTCGCCCGCCGCTCACCGGTTCCGGTGACGATCGTTCGGTGA